From the Vanacampus margaritifer isolate UIUO_Vmar chromosome 14, RoL_Vmar_1.0, whole genome shotgun sequence genome, the window actgtaaaactggcATATCAAACACAAGACCATCAAACGTATGTTTTAACACTCAAACAATGTCAACGAGCTTAATGCTTGCATCCGACACAAAACGCTGCAGATGAGCTAACACAAATTAGCAAGCATCCATATTACTGTCATTACACAATTTCAAACGATTGCTACTTAAACAAACACGAGCAGCGACGCATACAAACATGCGCTATTACTCACAGGCATAAATTCtcactaacaaaataaaatccgCAATAAAGTGGCGGTTCACTTTAAATTATGTAATGGAGACACACCCACACTGGGAATAACCCAGCGAACTGACTTACACATGACACCTTTCCTTAGcatactacccccccccccccccccgcgaaaACTTTATGCCCCCGGGGCGTGAGGAACGCAAACattccacacaaacacacgaggatagggggggggggggggaagagacGCCACAAAGGGGGAGCGAGAGAAGCAGTtggaaggaggagaagaaaaggCGACATGGAAAGATGAGCAGAAGCGAGAGGAATTTGTTTTCCATCAGGTCCATCTGGTGCGGCATTCCGCGAGAGGGACGCACCCCCCCGCCACCGCTCCACCCGAGGGAGGACCTCGAACACCGCGGGGTCAACCAAGAAGCAGTGGCTCGGCTGCGACTGGTCACAATCAGTGGCAAGAAGTAACCAAGGAAATATACAGTTGCTATATCAAAGGCataatgaactcatttgctcccccaaaaaaacgtataaatacgttctattttaaatgttttaagtgtcccaaagaactgtttatacgttttttttgggctagagcatacagaaggctttgatgcagcctctcaactgcaaagaacggttgaagaaatggtagttattacaaaaatcacATGACTAGACGAGCTGCTTCTCGCCCTGCTTTAGCGAAAACAATACTAATCAGATATGTAGCTTATTTGCCACCATGAAGGTGAGCATTAGTGATAAAGAGGAGTGCTTGTGTACTGTTGAGGGTCAGTGTTTAGCCATCTTAAATAGCTACTGCGGAACAAGTTAGCTTAGTACCTAGCATTAAACCGGTAGAGTGACCGGGAAAGCAGGGAGGATGTCCAATCGGATGTGATGATAATGAAAAAGTGCCCTCTTGTGACAACAACAGGCCAATTATAACTATAACTCGACAATTTCCATTATTTACGGCAGAGCTCAGTTCCCCCAgtgtaattgaaaaaaaaaaaaaaaaaaaaaaaacacatacaagaTGTATCTTGTTTTagcatatttagcattttttgttagcCTATTCACATTAGCAAAACTATGGGAACATGTTTTGATGGCGTGTCCGGCAATTTTTCTTCTACTGTAAAAGTAGGAGCAGTAAAAATTCACTTTCACTTTTGTACTTAAGTGCATTTCAGAGTCTGCTTGATGAATGTGTACTTGTAATTCTACAAATTACTTTTCCCCCCACACAATCTGTACTGTACTTGATGcgacaaacaaacaagatggcCCCAACAAAGCATGATTGACACTTGAGTAATTGAGCTGgggagcaaacaaaaaaaaaaaaaaaagacgagccTCAAACGTTCAAAGTGCAAACCGTGTCACGTATGGACACTCACCGAGGGCGTGGTCAAGGCGGCTTGGCCAATCAGGTAGGAGTTAGAGACGGACATGCTGAGGCCCAGCCCAGAGCCCGCCTCCTCCATGGCCGCCACAGACGGCTGGAGGTGGcaggagagagaggaagaggaggaggaagagggggaggaggagtgCGAAGCCTAGAGGTGGAAAGTTGTGGAAAGTCAAGGAAGGAGGGGGGAGCACAAGGGAGTGAGAGATGAGGAGAAAAGGAAGGACAAAGTTGATTAAACTAGTGAAGCCAGACGTATTCAGAGTTTAGTGGAAATTGAGTAAGGGGAGAGAGAGCatagtgagtgagtgaagaGTGTCACAGGCAGTGCTGTCAAGTTGTTGTGTATTGGTTATCCCCTCATAATGTGGCTAGTAAGAGTGTGCATCTTACTacgaaaaaaagatttgatacAATTTTCAATATGTGGGGTGCAAAATGGTTCAAGGCTCGATTTGAGAGTGGAACAATTCGATTCGACTTAGATGATTTTCCAGTTCAAGCCAGTTTGTGGCTGTGGTagcaaaattttgtaaaaaaaaagtcgtaAACTTTCCATAGGAATTAACAGTTCTTACTGGAATAAACAGGAATAGGAATCTTAAATGATTTCGGTTTGGTATCATTGATCATTCCCTACTCCCTAATCACTATTACAGTCATTTTTAGTGGACtttttagtcaactaaaaaaaaatccatatataGTGATTAAGGAACGAGTGAATGATTCACAGCCCACGTGTCATTGGGTTCATCTTCCCTTGAAAGCTCCAATGCCAGGCTGTCACGTGACTAAAATGCGGGCCTCATTTTCCCGTCTATGGTGACAGTCCACTGAACCATCCTTTAATGCTCGCGGCTTTAAGAGTCTTACGGAATTGAGGCCAACTAAAGCACTTTCCAAACAGGGCCAATATGATcggatcagatttttttctccctctctctcccccgccataatttccacacacacacacacacacacacacacacacacacacacacacacacacacggcagcGGAAATgacttttccccattttttttttttgtttctcgccAAAGCTGTGCAAAGTCGCTAAAGCATGTAAAGGTTGGTGCACAAGCTTCCAACGGAGGCAAACAGGATTATTATGATGAGTCCAAAACACGAGGCCAGATTCGGCTTGATGGCAAGAGCTCAAAAATGGACATCAAATTTGTACGCCTTTCTGAGAATTTCCCAGTCGCTCTGTATCTGTTGCAACCTGCTAATAAGCCACTTTGCAATGACGaggcttcaaattagggatgctgctattgagtatttttttagaATAGAGAATTCTACCGATTATTTTATCAATTAAATGGGAACAAATAAATTGTGCATTATTTAACAGTAACACAAGCTGTGTGTGaggtgcaggtattatttttgcCCGTTTTGATTCCCCAACCTCAAGGTCTTCTGTAGTATCttctgtagtatctgtgacttgaATGCAAGAGCATTGCTTTAAAAGGCGGGgtctggcctggtgagtgacgtggacATCATTTTGCCATTTGGCTCCTTTTCAGAGAAGAACTTTCTATTTGTTCACTCACAGTCTTCTTAGTTTTAACGCAATGTCAGATTTACAGATCTCATGTCTAAGGAAACTCATTTGACTACAGCTTTAAATAGAAAAATCACTGATGCTGGGTGTGTTGAGCTATTGGATGGCGCAAGcgcgaggaaaaaaaagtaagaaatgGTTCCTCTTCTTTCTATTCAAGCTCTGCTCAAGATAGATGGACTGGAGTTTGTGATAAAGTCTTATCTCCAAATGACACCAGCCATGCGCAGACGTCTGCTTTCAGCTACAAGAACGGCGATGCGAAGATAAGGAGGCAAATTGTTGGAGGAGATAACGAGAGAGGAGAGCAGCTTCTGAGGCAATGTATACACGTAGCCGGCTTTTTTTGCAAAcgggagatatttttctgcGGCTTGCCATCATCCACAAGTctgcgggttttttttttttttttttacaaacgaAGGTTTCGAAAAACTCCggccaaagtgaagatttgTGTATTTCTCCGGCTCCGCGCTCGCGCGTGTCTGTTAGTAAACAAAGTTTTACGTCGTCCTCTACACACGTCACTTTTAATCACATACCTCAAGttcttaaaaaagaagaagaaaaaaagccggCGTGGATTGGCTTCCCCACCGGCGAGATcatgtttgtttatgtgtgggggaaaaaagttgttaaaaaaaagaagtggaactttttaagattttgtatttatcctctttgttttcctttatgctccgtttatgatgtactcattgactgtttgcaagtatttatttttttatcaattaaaaTGGCCTGAGAAAAGCAGATGAGGCTTTCCACCAGAAACCTCATTTAGACCAGTGCTTCTTAACTGTCGTCAAACTGGGACCGGCATTTTCCTACTGTTGCCCAGCGGCGACCCACTTTTATAAAAGTTAACAGTTCAGAAAAGGTTCAGAATTACTATAACATCTATGCAATTtccattagcctgtctatggtgtttaatatgttagcattaagctaaggaCTTTCACGAGacacaattttacagtttgGTTGAAGATTTTGGTGTTTCCTGACCCaccagttgagaatcactgctcgCCACAAAAAATGCGCACAAGCACAGGTGTCAATAAAAAGCCCGTGGACGAGTATCTGGACTTCTTACCAATTGCCGTTGCTTGGGCGGCAGCGCAGGCGGCAGGAGCGGCTCGTGGACCGAGTCGGTGCTGCTGAACGAGTCGTTGAAGCCGTAGACCTCCTGGAAGCGCTTGTTGCGCTGCTCGTAGATGCTCTCGCTCTGCGGCATCTGGTAGAAGACGGACGGCTGCGGCTCAGAGTAGTCCTCCACAAACTGCATGTACTGCAGGACTGCGCACAGAGCACGCGCGGGTTAGCAACTGCCGGCGTTTAGTCGACTTCACACGCAGATTGGGTAGAAATTGGCACATGGGAGGCATAGCACACGGTCACTGTTGATCAAATGACAAGATTCCCAAATTCATGGAGAAATtgaacaaattcaactcaaaTTCAATATTTCTCAACCAATCAACCATTCTAACGTCTAACATCCTTGTTTTTGAAGAAACACAATTTTCCTCCTGTTAAATTTCCATAACTTCTGATGGTGCTCAGCAACTTATTGCGCACAACTGCACGTTAGCATTTTAGTTCttaagaaaagcaaaaaatacaaaaaaagaaaaaatataaaaaaaaggccaatgaGCCAGACAGAAAATCAGGTAAGTAGCCGCTTTCTAACTCTGAACCCATCGCCCTCCTACTGTCGTGGAGCTATAAGTTGATCCTTACAACGGGAAGAATGCATGGAATGACATCAATGCGCAGGAAGTGATGTAGAAGGCGTGTCAGGAAATGACCAAACCTTGCCCTTCGGTGGCCCTGCAGCTGGAGCCATTGTAGCACATCCTGGTATTCTCTTCCTGTTGAATATTTCCTTGACATAATCTACGCCTCAGCGATGCGCTGACAAAACGCCGCCAgtcactcccttcccaaatccACCGCTCGTACCTCCCCCGTATTGTAAAAGGAATGAAAACTGACACAGGTCAAAAGGAGGCTCTTTTTCCGTCATACTTACTGTGTCTGCTTTTCTTTTCCGGAAGCGGCGGCGGGCTGGCAGGCACATCGGCGTTCTCGCCGCAAATGTACTGTGCGACGAAGACGCCGCCGTTGGTCTGCGGCATGGGCGAGATGGGCGTGAAAAGCGGGAAGGGCGGCGGCTCCTCCTCAGACAGGTTGTCGTACTGGGAGGGGTAGCGCTCGTACAACTTGGAGCCGCCGTCGGGGAAGGGCGGCGTCTGCGTGCTGCGGCGCTTCTTCTGGGGCAGCGCGGGCGGCGCGCTTATGCGTGACAGGGGGTTGGGGTGGCCGGGCTGCGGCGTCCAGTACTCGGCCAGCTGCTGGTGGGGAGGCGCGCTGAAGCGGGGGTGCGTCGGATGCTGCCCGGGGACCGGCGAGGACGACTCGCTGTGCGACTCGGGCAGCGGGCTGAGGCAACCGCCCACCGGGATCGGGGGCAGGCTATCCCCGACGGACAGGTCCTGGTGGAGGAAGTCGTAGTCGGGGTCGTAGTTTTCCGTGTTGTCTGAAAAGTAAAAAGACAACCGGTTACGCATGCTCGCCATTGGTCATCCCCGCAGGAGCAAATTTGTCATCTTACCAAGCGTCTCGCAGCTGGTGTTCCGCGAACACTGGCCGCTGTCCTGCTCCATGGACGAGAGCTGCTCGTCCGACTTGCTGAGTTTGCCCATGCTGCTGCAGGGAGACAGGCGCGGAGAGTCCCCGCCGTACGATTGGCTGCCCCCGGAGAAGCGGCGCTGGAGAAACTCCTGCTCGTAGTCGTGCTGCTGCAGCGAAAGACGCTTCGGTTGTCACACACACGGGCTTCATTCTACGTTATACATTACATACCGAATCATTATTAGGGCTGTCGGGCGATTAACacttttaatcataattaatcacatgacttcaatagttaactcatgattaatcacaaattttatatctgcactaaatgtacaataataagttTCACACTCTCATTCTACATTTCCAATCCAATTTACAGCATCAAGTCTTCCGCATCCACCTGCGATTTCAAAATAAACTGCACTTCGTCAATGCATTTGCCTCAAACCGACCTGTCTGTGGACGCTGCAGGGCAAGCTGGACCCCCGGCTCATGGGGGCAACCACCGCCACGCGCGTTGGCGACGGGGCAGACTGCCGCTTCTTCGGCGGGAGGGCCGGTGGGGGGCTGTTGCCGATAAACACACGCACGTGCAGAGAATAAATAAGCGGGAcagtcaacaaaaaaacaatgcacgTCCATCAGACACACAAGAGGATTCTCAGAGTTAAGCGGCTCGCAGGTTGTGTTCGTCACAGCGGCATTTTGACATGAGTTAGGTCGACACGGGGCAATGGGCGGGGCGCGATGTGCGATGGAGGCCAATGAGAGGGCGCCGCATCCGCTCAGCCGCACACACTcatgcattttggggggggattcgAGGACTgttcaacacacaaaaaaaaaaaaagcctgaaagAATGAAACCATGCGGGTGCGGGTCCATCCCATCCAAAGCTTTATGAGGGGTTTGTTGTGCCTGGGTGGGGTGGGTTGGAGGGTCTTGGGTAAGATGTTATAATGGTCACATGTGATCCATTAGGCTAACATACTTCTCCTTGTGAGTGGGCTTCCTTTGGCCAGCGTCACAACTCAACTGTGCTCTGTGCCCAGAAGCCAAAAGGGAGACAAAGGATGAAACAGGTTGAGACAGCACAAACAGGACAAGAAAAACGGCACGAGGGGAGcacgacacccccccccccccccttacatcTTCTGTGATTCACAACCACCGTGTCGTGCGAGATCATCAGTCCAATTTCACTAAACTGGGCCGAGGATTCTCATTCATCAAATACAAATCATCTGTAGATggtcacaaacacaaaaaagtatACCTGAGCTCCGCCATCTTGGCTTCGGGCAGCGGCGGTTTTGGAGGCGCTACGTCCTCGTCGGGCACGTCCGAGGGGGCCTCGGCGGGAGCCGCCGCCGGAGCCGTCTTCACCGCCTCCGATTCACGCTCTATCGAGGGCGCCTCAGAAGGAACGCTGCTGCTACTACACACCAGGGAGCAAAAATGGCAACAAGCGTGAGAGATAAGGAATAAATGTTCAGAAATGTCCAGAGAGGCCAtcaattttcagaattttttatgaaatgaaaaaaagaggaggTTGAAATATCTGCCTGTGTACAAGTACAATAATGTGGagtgctatttatttttatttttcctttttaaaaatatactttgtttttaatggtgGCATTTTAGTCTCTTGGTCATTTCCTGGTTAAGGAaagttaaatgataaaaaaaaaattaatcccaACTTACttgaataacattttaacaatcacgattacagtaatttctggacaataaggcgcacctgactataagctgtgctagctaaatttggggaatactcgagtttgttccacatataagccgcacccgactgtaagccgcaggtgttttaatgttaccgcaccgggttcccgctactttcttttccataatgagggtgcaaattgtttctcctactgtatttggcctcatttgttttgttttgctctgcctgacgctcttgctcttcctttatagtgcgcccccttgtgatctgatggataagccgcacctttgtattagtcgcgaggttgaatgcaagtgaaaaaattagcagcttatagtccagaaattataattattataataatcatttgtttttggtacaaaacaagaacatgtttaaacatgtaaaaaatattaagacaaataaatgactttgaaacactgtaattattatgcaagttccttttggactaAACAAGATTCATTAAATTAgtaattttaaagtaaaaaaggtgcaaatacaTAAATTGAAAGAATACATAATTAGCAttaaaaatcttttatttttgtttacaactatgccaattttgtaattgtggagtgtaataattgaaattgcaaatgaatttcgattaattgcacagccctaagcCTAGGGTTCCAAAAAGTTCAAAACTTTCACAACTGGAAACTTTCCAATGGAAATAATGTATGAATTTGACCTTTTGTGAATCAGGTATTCACAAAATAGAAGGTTGTCtcttatgtgtatttttttttctgaattttagTAAACCAAATTCACCTCAATTTGGGCTATGAAAAACTCTCCCTTTTGAAAGTTCCAGCATCACACAAGTATGCTCACCTGTCCGCCGTGGTGACGGGCGGCGCCGGTTTGTTTGGGCTGGTGGGCGACGGCTGCTCTTGTTTCTCAATGGTCAGCTTCACCAGCTCCTGTTACCGCAACGGCGTCCATTTTGAACACCGGCGTCTTTGATAAATGtggtgacgtgacgtgacgtgacgcgTTTACCTTCACGCCGTCCAGCACCGCTTTGATGACGTTGGTGACCGAAGTCACGTTCTCCTTGTCGTCCAGGTCGATGCCGTCCAGCATCACCTGGTCGGCCCAGCGGATGAGGTTGGCGAGACTCTGGTACACGCGGTCGTGGCAGGAAGACAACGCTGAACTGTGGAGAGCGGGCGAGAATAAGGTTGGACTTGGGGTGATTTGCTTTTCTTCTAAAAAGCAGATGTCCACTGTATATGTTAAGATTAAGCTAATAGACATTGGTTAGGTGAAATATGGTATATGGTTTGCTAAGAAAAGCCTGTGTTCATAagttgaaatgtgttttcataGGTATAAACGTTTCTATATCTCGATCACGGCTGGCGCAACAACGAGGTGTGGCAAAGGCCTGTCACGACACGCTGCGGCTGGTTTAGAGACACTCGGTGTCATGACACTAGTCAGCCTCATGTCGGGTTTGAAAAGACCACAAATGTATAGATAGGCATCAGACTGTGGTAGAGACGGGCACATGAGTCAGAACAATCTTTCATATATGGGACCAGTTTGGCTTATTTGGTGTGCAATGACGCAGACTCTGCGATGTTCTTAGCTCGCTGTGTGCGGCATGAGCTCATCAGAAGGTGTTGAACAGCGCAAGCACACGTCAATGATCCATTCAGAGATAGACTACAACCAAAAAGTGTCACCTAATATAACCTTTTCCATGGTATGCAGAGaccggaagagtcacagaaagtcCGAGAAGTAGTCTACTTTAACTTTAATGGCTCAAATATTCTAGTTGGACATTTGCAGTCAAAAGTTATAGGTCAGCTTAAGTCCACCTGTCATTTTAGCGTCATTCTGAATTGTCCATCCCAAACTTCTTGTTTGCATTATTTGTATCCTGCAGCGCCTCCCTCCGTCTCTTCAGACCAAATTGCCACCGTATTGTCTGAGGCAGGTCACAAAATTGAGGAATAACACGTTCATTTCTAACACTCCTGCACGAAAGGCGAGTCAACAAGTGCCAGACTGACTGCGTCATCGCGGTCCACACACTTCAGAGAGATTCAAATCATCAGTCTACATCCAACTAGTCCGAACGTGTCTGCTGTGCATTCTTGCCATCCGGCAAGgatgagagaaaaacaaaacaaaggaagCTCACTCACCTTTGCTGTATGCGGGCCTCCCCCTGAACCAGAGGCAGGATGGCCTCCAGCACTTTGCTGGCTGAGCCGGGGAGCATCTCCAGCACCTTCTTCTCCACTACCATCTTGTCCACGATGGTCTTGAAGTAGCGAAGTGCGCTGACCACCTCCTTCTCGTGCTCCTCCAGTCGACTCACCTTCTGggtggggaaaaacaaaacagatagtgagattaaaaaaaatcaaaaaaaaatcatgtttcatCGTTGTTGCTGCTATAGAGCACATTTTTTGAGCaatcactttttgttttgtttgtgtttttttcggGACCTTTTATTATATGTTTTTCCACAGAGCCAAGAAAATCTATGTCTGTATTATTGTATGCTCTGTTTGTATTAGAGCTGttaaaattaatcgattaattgagaAGTAATCGATTCCCAAATTAagcgacaactattttaataatccagtAATAGTTTGGAGccatttcttaatttaaaattgtccaaatcctctgatttcagcatctcAACAGTACtggtaattgttcactgatttctgtagtccttcatgaaagaagactgatcatcttctgtgtttaatcaaaataagacatttgcaaacatctgtttttacgttggaaaacaatgaccaaaccgctaacatagtacaacatcaataaccctttttttttttttttttaaatcactatatgaatacgaagtacaaaataaacatcaatcacTAGTTAATAAACTGTAATCAGAGGGGTAAAAGGCtttttaatacactttaatgcaaaaccaaaatgaatccgattagtcgattaaccGATTTGAAAAAAGTCGATAGTGACAACACTAGCTTGTATGCGTTGCTGTTCCATGTGTGcgtaacatctatgctaattttttCACCAATATGGTATGTAACTTTAAATGCGTTTGAAGTACATGGGAGAGGTATTCtaaggctgttttttttaatatggttAATATTTTTAACATGGTAATATAATGTACAATTTGGggaatttcaaattttttaaattgaccatGAAAATGATCAGTCTATGGGAATAATTACTGTACATAGCAGGGAAACATCATAATCGACAATAcaatccaaaaatgttaaagaatGAGCGGATAAGTCCATTTTAAGAAACAAAAGCACTTCTATTCATCTCTTAAGTGGTTTTGACACCTGGGACTGGGAAGCTGTGGGAACCAGCACAgtaacaacacacacaatagaaaatggacaGCCGAAAACAAGAGACgggaaaacaggaaaaaaagtcacaaacaagCACAGGGGGTCGACAAATTGGATGCACGATGCACGCACACTTACCTTGTTAGCAGGCTTTTCGGTGCACTTGGCCGCCGGCTCGGGCTGCAGTTGCTTGCCTTTCTTGGATGGCGTCCTCTTGATCTTGGGAGAATGGAACTTGTCCATCAGCTTCATGGTAAATGAGGACAGATGGGACCGCTGCGAGTCTACGGACGGAGGGTGAAAGtgggagaagaaagaaaaaaaaaagttgcggtCAATCATGCTCGAGAGATTGAGGAAGAAACCAGATGCTGTCGTCTTTAAAATCGCGGCCCGACACCCGCGCAGTTTTTAAGAACGCGAAACGTCAGTGTTGATGGCGCTCAAATGTTATCTTGGCGGATAAATCTCCTGGTTTCTTGCGCTCGTCAAGTGCCGTGATATGAAGATGAAGAACAGCCTCCTTTGTAGCACATGAACATCATTGGGTAATGAATACAATTAGACCCTTAAGTCTTAAGTCTTGCATTCGACACtgatcagatcacaagggggcgcactacaAAGGAGACAGAACGATAGCGAGaaaatttgcaccctcattatggaaaagtggGAACCAGGTgctgtaacattaaaacacctgcggcttacagtcgggtgcggcttatatttGTACTAAACTCGAGTATTCCACAAATTtggctagcgcggcttatagtcgggtgcgccttatagtccagaaattactgtagttatATTATCCATGTTTGAAGATGATTGCTGAAAATGTGCCTGAGACTGACAACTATGTCGTGCTGAATTGTGGTGCACTATTATTCaattgtttttcaccatttcaatTTTCACGATTTTTCTCTTC encodes:
- the rapgef1b gene encoding rap guanine nucleotide exchange factor 1b isoform X4; the protein is MSGKIESKQDSQRSHLSSFTMKLMDKFHSPKIKRTPSKKGKQLQPEPAAKCTEKPANKKVSRLEEHEKEVVSALRYFKTIVDKMVVEKKVLEMLPGSASKVLEAILPLVQGEARIQQSSALSSCHDRVYQSLANLIRWADQVMLDGIDLDDKENVTSVTNVIKAVLDGVKELVKLTIEKQEQPSPTSPNKPAPPVTTADSSSSVPSEAPSIERESEAVKTAPAAAPAEAPSDVPDEDVAPPKPPLPEAKMAELSPPPALPPKKRQSAPSPTRVAVVAPMSRGSSLPCSVHRQHDYEQEFLQRRFSGGSQSYGGDSPRLSPCSSMGKLSKSDEQLSSMEQDSGQCSRNTSCETLDNTENYDPDYDFLHQDLSVGDSLPPIPVGGCLSPLPESHSESSSPVPGQHPTHPRFSAPPHQQLAEYWTPQPGHPNPLSRISAPPALPQKKRRSTQTPPFPDGGSKLYERYPSQYDNLSEEEPPPFPLFTPISPMPQTNGGVFVAQYICGENADVPASPPPLPEKKSRHILQYMQFVEDYSEPQPSVFYQMPQSESIYEQRNKRFQEVYGFNDSFSSTDSVHEPLLPPALPPKQRQLASHSSSPSSSSSSSLSCHLQPSVAAMEEAGSGLGLSMSVSNSYLIGQAALTTPSSVDQAALTSAADGSGGGPGPGSSPSGSAAAVAACPPSESSHGDSLHVSESANDEGGEGEYVNLYSSSQANGELPLSLRETIMADDVLQDPAPPTPSTNSKETMEVERRQKSAESAEDSEENVDELSLIDHKEIMSRITLKQENDDGPDVRAGSGDILLVHATETDRKDLVLYCEAFLTTYRTFITPEDLIKKLHYRYTSFCQGPDTFKKRVSKNTFFVLVRVVDELCLVELTEDILKQLMDLVFTLVCNGELSLARVLRKNILDKVEQKKLLRYTNSLKPLAARGVSARPGTLHDFRSHEIADQLTLLDAELFYKIEIPEVLLWAKEQNEEKSPNLTQFTEHFNNMSYWVRSLIIQQEKAQDREKLLLKFIKIMKHLRKLNNFNSYLAILSALDSAPIRRLEWQKQTSEGLEEYCTLIDSSSSFRAYRAALAEVEPPCIPYLGLILQDLTFVHLGNPDLIDRKVNFSKRWQQFNILDSMRRFQQVHYELKRNDDIVSFFNDFSDHLAEEALWELSLKIKPRNIARRKTDRDEKT
- the rapgef1b gene encoding rap guanine nucleotide exchange factor 1b isoform X5, producing the protein MSGKIESKQDSQRSHLSSFTMKLMDKFHSPKIKRTPSKKGKQLQPEPAAKCTEKPANKKVSRLEEHEKEVVSALRYFKTIVDKMVVEKKVLEMLPGSASKVLEAILPLVQGEARIQQSSALSSCHDRVYQSLANLIRWADQVMLDGIDLDDKENVTSVTNVIKAVLDGVKELVKLTIEKQEQPSPTSPNKPAPPVTTADSSSSVPSEAPSIERESEAVKTAPAAAPAEAPSDVPDEDVAPPKPPLPEAKMAELRAQLSCDAGQRKPTHKENPPPALPPKKRQSAPSPTRVAVVAPMSRGSSLPCSVHRQQHDYEQEFLQRRFSGGSQSYGGDSPRLSPCSSMGKLSKSDEQLSSMEQDSGQCSRNTSCETLDNTENYDPDYDFLHQDLSVGDSLPPIPVGGCLSPLPESHSESSSPVPGQHPTHPRFSAPPHQQLAEYWTPQPGHPNPLSRISAPPALPQKKRRSTQTPPFPDGGSKLYERYPSQYDNLSEEEPPPFPLFTPISPMPQTNGGVFVAQYICGENADVPASPPPLPEKKSRHILQYMQFVEDYSEPQPSVFYQMPQSESIYEQRNKRFQEVYGFNDSFSSTDSVHEPLLPPALPPKQRQLASHSSSPSSSSSSSLSCHLQPSVAAMEEAGSGLGLSMSVSNSYLIGQAALTTPSSVDQAALTSAADGSGGGPGPGSSPSGSAAAVAACPPSESSHGDSLHVETIMADDVLQDPAPPTPSTNSKETMEVERRQKSAESAEDSEENVDELSLIDHKEIMSRITLKQENDDGPDVRAGSGDILLVHATETDRKDLVLYCEAFLTTYRTFITPEDLIKKLHYRYTSFCQGPDTFKKRVSKNTFFVLVRVVDELCLVELTEDILKQLMDLVFTLVCNGELSLARVLRKNILDKVEQKKLLRYTNSLKPLAARGVSARPGTLHDFRSHEIADQLTLLDAELFYKIEIPEVLLWAKEQNEEKSPNLTQFTEHFNNMSYWVRSLIIQQEKAQDREKLLLKFIKIMKHLRKLNNFNSYLAILSALDSAPIRRLEWQKQTSEGLEEYCTLIDSSSSFRAYRAALAEVEPPCIPYLGLILQDLTFVHLGNPDLIDRKVNFSKRWQQFNILDSMRRFQQVHYELKRNDDIVSFFNDFSDHLAEEALWELSLKIKPRNIARRKTDRDEKT
- the rapgef1b gene encoding rap guanine nucleotide exchange factor 1b isoform X7, translating into MSGKIESKQDSQRSHLSSFTMKLMDKFHSPKIKRTPSKKGKQLQPEPAAKCTEKPANKKVSRLEEHEKEVVSALRYFKTIVDKMVVEKKVLEMLPGSASKVLEAILPLVQGEARIQQSSALSSCHDRVYQSLANLIRWADQVMLDGIDLDDKENVTSVTNVIKAVLDGVKELVKLTIEKQEQPSPTSPNKPAPPVTTADSSSSVPSEAPSIERESEAVKTAPAAAPAEAPSDVPDEDVAPPKPPLPEAKMAELRAQLSCDAGQRKPTHKENPPPALPPKKRQSAPSPTRVAVVAPMSRGSSLPCSVHRQQHDYEQEFLQRRFSGGSQSYGGDSPRLSPCSSMGKLSKSDEQLSSMEQDSGQCSRNTSCETLDNTENYDPDYDFLHQDLSVGDSLPPIPVGGCLSPLPESHSESSSPVPGQHPTHPRFSAPPHQQLAEYWTPQPGHPNPLSRISAPPALPQKKRRSTQTPPFPDGGSKLYERYPSQYDNLSEEEPPPFPLFTPISPMPQTNGGVFVAQYICGENADVPASPPPLPEKKSRHILQYMQFVEDYSEPQPSVFYQMPQSESIYEQRNKRFQEVYGFNDSFSSTDSVHEPLLPPALPPKQRQLSESANDEGGEGEYVNLYSSSQANGELPLSLRETIMADDVLQDPAPPTPSTNSKETMEVERRQKSAESAEDSEENVDELSLIDHKEIMSRITLKQENDDGPDVRAGSGDILLVHATETDRKDLVLYCEAFLTTYRTFITPEDLIKKLHYRYTSFCQGPDTFKKRVSKNTFFVLVRVVDELCLVELTEDILKQLMDLVFTLVCNGELSLARVLRKNILDKVEQKKLLRYTNSLKPLAARGVSARPGTLHDFRSHEIADQLTLLDAELFYKIEIPEVLLWAKEQNEEKSPNLTQFTEHFNNMSYWVRSLIIQQEKAQDREKLLLKFIKIMKHLRKLNNFNSYLAILSALDSAPIRRLEWQKQTSEGLEEYCTLIDSSSSFRAYRAALAEVEPPCIPYLGLILQDLTFVHLGNPDLIDRKVNFSKRWQQFNILDSMRRFQQVHYELKRNDDIVSFFNDFSDHLAEEALWELSLKIKPRNIARRKTDRDEKT